In the genome of Aedes aegypti strain LVP_AGWG chromosome 2, AaegL5.0 Primary Assembly, whole genome shotgun sequence, the window TGAGTAGTTTTCGTCCGAAGATGATAGAAAGATTTTTAATAGAAATTCAAGAGACATCTTGAagcatttattaaaaaaaatgaaaaataggcCTTGCAGCAATTTCTAGGCGTTAAAAATCATAAGGGATTTCCAGAAGAGTTAGaatgatcaaagtattttggacagatcGTTACGCGTATGTTATTTAGccacttccatttgattttgccgtaaatgtccaaattatatacgcgtaacggccTGCCCAATATACTTTGATCACCCAACTTGAGAAAtatatgaattattttttgctagaattactttagatattttgaaaaaaaaaaaaatcgtttttaattATCTTAGGCATTTTTATTACGGGTATCCAATGAATACAATTTTTGagttttcctcaaaaaattgcattaaaaacaGCTGGAAGAATACTTGAAAGAATCTAGGGAAAAATTGCGAAAtcattcctggtggaattcatAAACTTTATTTAATAACTCTGTGGAGGAATTGCGTTAGGAATTTTAGAGGCATTGTGGTAGAAAAGCTaaaaattactgaaagaatCCTGAAAATAACTACATTAGAAAACTGTtgatatttttggaagaacttattttttggtcAAATCCTCAAATGAATGGACCTTCCAAAAGGATTCTATGtgagaaatatttgtttgaattcGAAAGATTcttaattatttcaatttttatagaTATCCTTAGAATATCTATCAaaagatatctgaaaataaaaaaaaacgcaaaaatcAACAATACAAAACAAAGATCTTAAGAGACTTCTAGaagaataacttgaaaaatccaaggagaaattttactttagaaattccttgagggatttctgaaaaaaaaaacatcgtggTTAATTCTTTTAAGGGTTTCTTCTGACGAGCATCCAACGAATTCAGTTCTTGAGTTTTCTTAACTAACAATCTTAAACATCAACTTAAAAaatacttgaaggaatctctgaaagaatctaAAAGAAATCATTTCGGGCGGAATTGTGGATGAATTGCATTAGGAATTTTAGAGGAATTACGTTAGAAAATCTAAGAGTGCGACTTGAGTGGACGCGAAACGCATAGCAAAGCGTAAATTGCATGGGAACGAATAACAATGATTAATAATGAATTATAAGAAAAATGCTTCTTCTGGGTAAAGTCTcttcaaacaaaacaaaaaaaaatcgtcaaactccaatggatttttgattagcTTTGCGTGTCGCGTCCACTCTAGCCGACACCTAAGATTTACTGTAAGAAgctttaaggtgaatatgcattgaagccaaacctagaactttcaagagcacaagtctagagaatttaaaaataatttctggaatcAACTATAGAGGATAATATTAAGAAGAATCCTTGATAAGAGTAGAAATCTGGAGAATGTTATAAAATTGACTTGCTTACCCAATACACCAAAGGTGTCTCGCGACATCCCATGCAAAACGGTATTACGGTCGGGGATGGTACTTCTTCTGCCATATCCGCAGCGCTAAACCGTGGATCCTTGTCCGACTGGTGCACCAACCCGAACAACTCGCGCTGCAACATCCACTCGGCGTTTCGGTGGATCTATATGACAAGATGTCCTTATGGGCCCCGGAATGGTATATAAACTTCGGCTGGATTCCTGATTCTCCTGCCTGGTAACGGTCTCCGTTCGGGCACGTATGTCGGAGCAATCCCGTTGTGGTTTTCTTTCCGAATCCATCCCGATGAAAGGTTTTCAGTCAGCAGGAACCACCGCCTTGATTCTACGATTCGCTTTGACCGGTGCTATTGCGATGGAATCGTTATCTTCATCCAAACAGGTTGAGTTTCCCGGTATCTGTTGACGGAACGTTGCTGTGGGGGAAGTTGTGTACATAGATATCTCCATCTTCCAGTTATACTTTCTTTTTATTTGTTCTTCCGGATGATTCGAGGTCGAGAATTTGTTACCGCAACATGGTACAGCGAGCGGCTACCGTAGCACGATCTCCGATCCATCGCTGGTCCGAAGTGCAGCAGGCGGGACGTAGTTGGTGCCAACGCATTTGGTGGACTACCTGCTGATCAAGTTGGTGGCGGTTTTTCGTTCTCGAACCGTTTTCCTTTCGCTCGATCTGGCATTTTCCCGATTCTCGATTATCGCAGATTCATTCCTGACGGCGTTCTCTATGGCTTGTAGGCTGATTTAGATGTTTCTTTATTTAAGAATGctgaaatttaaaagaaaaaagttTCTAGACAACATATTCCCAATGAAGGAAGGGGGAGCATCACTACGGCAGATTTATTTCAATGttctaaataaattatataCTATTTACTTACCTGATTACAATGTATAACATTGCCGTCAATGATTTTCCTGCAAAGTAATGATAAATTAATTGAAATAACAACATAAAATGCAAAAACTTACCAAACAAACAGCATTCATCGGTTGCGGTAAAATAAAAATGGCAGCTTGTTAGTCCGAGCCGTCCGAGCACAACAAAATCAGAACTGTGTTGCTAGATTCATTATcgcatttcaaaaatatgcgatCATACATCGATTTCGTGTAATTCTACCCAACTTAGTCGGAACCACTTGGTTGCAGCTGTTTGTGTGTAATATTCACATTCCTTTAATGTAAATATTACATATTCCCAACATAATGAAAAAAACttaattcaatttttgtgtaatttcAGAATGATGTAATATAACATCGAACCGGTGTGATTGTGTATCTGGAAAACACGATTACATCGAAATTTTTTTACATCAACGGTATTACATCGAGccaaattacattattttttgctgtgatgTAAAAACTATGGATATTCCTAAACAAGCCGATTGAGCGATACATCCCTGTGCTCCTAATCATCATTTAAAATTCGCCCTTTGCAAAGTTCACATCGAAATTGACAAACCGAAAAATTTTAAGCTTACCGCTGCAAAGAAACAAATGAAACTGTCAAAAATGTCATCAGTGTTTTGTTTTCTCTTGAACTGTTTGGATTAGAAAATGCAGTGCATTTAGATGCAAATACAACAGATGTAAATTAATTGAATGTTAATGCGTGAAATTCATGAAATAAacaataaatagttggaatATTTGCTTTGAAACTAATAAAAATGTAAGTATTAGTGAACTAATTATTGTTCTAGTAAGTGAAGGAATCCAAAATTCCTACGACGCCGACCTTCgtaatttgttttgtattgaaAACACTCAAAGTACAgtgacttaaggtgaaacatctcagaatccaaagatcGCCGTCGGAATGGCCAACTTGTGGCCCTAATCGCGTTTTCAAAGGGACCACTAATCTCAAAAAGTTTCGGTGCAATATTGAAGtttaaagacactgacacgttaatgcttccagtgggcatttatgccctttgaaggaagcaccacactagacaatggactagcatgcaacgcccagtggcacagtcagaaaacagtcctcacgaaaagtttaccggcctgaggtgggaatcgaacccacactccctagcacgatgcggctaaatgcctggtgacactaaccgcacggctacgaagcccacaagttgGATTCCAAGATGTTCCACCCATTTGTGAACGATATTAAGTACGTTTGCTTGTGAAATGTCCTACCGGTCGAAAACCTGTTCGTATCGGAaactttctcgacttcccagggcatagagtatcttcttacctgccacacgatacacatattcaaaaatggtcaatcggcaaagaaagctctcagttgaaaactgtggaagtgcgcataagaacactaatctgagaagcagactcagtcccagttgggacgcaacgccaaaaagaagaagaatatcaaatatttttcttatattcattCACAGATGCACATCAACGCCATGACACAGCAACCAAACGGCGAAAATGGTTCCAACTCGAATCTCTACATGCGTTTGCAGCAATCGCAAACCATCCGGGCCAACATTCAGAACATCTCGCAGATGCTCAACACCGGGCTGAGCCCCGAGGCGCTGGACCTTTGCGTGAAGCTGCTCGAAACGGGTGTCCACCCGCAAGCCCTGGCCGAAGTGGTGACACAGATTCGGCGCGAAATGGCAGCACTCGAAACGGACAACCAGTGAATTCTCAAAGTAGCAGAAAGGGAGCGTTCTTTCCTTTAATTGTAATGCAAATTGTTGAATAAtatagaaatttgaaattctgtGTACTTACTCATTGGATTCAATCAAACCTGGACATATCATCATCAGACGCCGATGTGGCTTCCACATTTTGCGGTGGTTCTGGCAGCGTAACTGATTCTACGACTGGCGGCGGTTGCTTCCGTTTCTTCTCGTTGAAAGCATATTGCTGAATTCCGGTATCCTGGCTTTGAGGAATCGCTTCAAAACTGGTGAATTCCTTCGGCTTGACCGTCGGATCAAGCTTCTCTCCCAGGGCTGCCAACGAGATCAGAATGGCTTCCTCCGTTCGAACGGTTCTCGATCCCTGACGTGGAACCGTGTTCAAATATTGGTCAAACAACTGCTCGACGCTGTCGACGTTGAGCTTGTTGTCGTTGTCCAGAGCCGGTTCCAGACCCAGCACTCCCCCAAATACCACGAGGGCGTGTTTGTACTTAAGGCTTTGCGGTTCCAGTTCTTGGACGTTGGTACCCGTGTCGGATGTACCGATCGTCATGTCATATCCACCCTTGTAGGGACTCTTGGTGAACACCTGTGACAGGGAATTGGCAATCCTCACGGTGTAACCCCAGTAGATTCCGGTTTCCTGGCGTGGCTGCGCCGGAGGTACAACTTTTGCTCGGATCTTCTTCGATTTCAGATCCACCCCCGGTGGCATTTTCACCGTGACTCGCACTCCCGGGTCCAGATGTGTATCTACCAGGACGTCGTTCAGCAAGCCCACGTTCACGAAGGAGGATTTATCGTTTTTGGTCGGTTTGTTAGTAACGATTCCCTCACGAAACTGGAATTCACTCGCTTGGCGCAAATGGTGCTGGGAATCGAGCGGACTGAGCAAACCACAAAATTTGAGGTCGTTGTGGATTGGGAAGAAAAATTTCCTCAAATATTGAGGGCACTCGAGATATTGCAGTATCCGAGCCAACTGGACGCAGCAGCGACGGGCCGATGTGCTTCCCTCGGACGTATCTGAAAATATACATGTTCAaatcagagcgttaatgatcagaggatatcaatattttttgtaagtagcgataggggtagacTTTTAAtatgccctaagctccttcccaatATTTGCTTTTATATGCCTCTATTGCAtccatcacacagacgttcatAAACAATGTCgttcaaatggtcactgtgcaccctagcagcaatcagcccttaccgtagttcTACAATCTAGTCATCCAgtttctgagatttcttacgcgccttatattgctgtttgcatttgagatgcaaaccTTGACTAAAAGTCCTCCGAATGCGGAAACACAAAACAAtcgaaggacacctagcaacgattatagaaatcaccgccgccctagcaagaaaaatctatcattgacatcgcatttcttgtgaaaaatcttaccgcatttggtgttcccgcatttgatgtttgcatttgaaatgcacacagcaataatttatttttaattttcttacaaaatatcTTACCATGGGGAGAGGGGGCTGAAAAACCTCGAAAAATATCTTAagtaataaatggacagccccttaatcattaacgctgtggttcaaaattatttttcttggGAACACACAAAACCCTGCCACTTACCGACAGTTCCCAATTTTTCCGTCGCCTGATTGCCGGTTCCGCAATCGTCAAAGACCACCACTTCGTCTACCTGGAAGATGCAAGCGGCCCTGGCGATCTGCCCCGCCAGGTACGTACGCAGTTCCGGCGACTGGGCATTGTCCAGTATCGAGCCAGGGACGGCAATGCTCAGAGTAGAAACTAGTTCCGCTGCCGGAACCGCTTCTACCTTGACCTCAACTTCAGCGGCTTTATCGCGTTCGACTTGTTCAAATTCACGCTGTACTCGTTTCAGCAGACGGTCCTGCTTTTTCTTCCGTTTCATCTCTTTCCGTTCGATCTTTTGCCGCTCGGTTAGTTTCTTCGGAACGTGCATGTTTGCGCCTTTACCAGATGAGGGTTTCatgattaattttcaactatttttcacacaaattcaataaaaattgattttttactgggatatcagaaataatcttcaGTTCGGAGGTAAATAAACAAGACAAAAACACGTGCGGTGTGCACAGCGTACCACTCCCTCGGCGTGCCGCTGACaagaaacaaaattcaaaaaatatcaataaaccGCTGCCAACAGAACAACTAACTGTCAAAACAAGCCGTGAATGATGCCAACAAAAATTTACCGCTAACGGCGTCACTCGtaaatagttttctaaaaaatagtgaaaaagtGCCCGAAAAGTTGATTCAAAAAGTGGTTTAAGCACACGGAAGCAGAATGGCACCGCGTAAGCGTAAAATAAAAGTGGTGGTCCCGTCCAGTTCGCCGGAAAAGGCCAAGTTCAGCGTCGTCGTCATACAGACCATTCTGAACGCGCAGGAGAACGAAACGAGCCACGCAAAGCTGATGAAAGAGCTGAAGAACATCTATCCGACGGTGAGCATTACCTAAGCATTACTAttacgaaatttttgattttttgttgccGACACTCAACTCTTACGGATAAAACTGTCGAACAATGTTTTCTGTGCTGGAATCGTTATGGCCTAATTTTGTTTCTGGATTGAATTCCATAAAAAGCTAGGTTTACACGGAATAAGCAATACTAATTGCTTAACAAATTCGTTGCTCATCAGTGACTCCAACGGAACTTCTTCAAATAGTTCATTTCCGACGTTGAACATTAACCAGCAGGTCTCTTCTTAGAGAATTGACCACATCAGGTATTGAAAATGCTCAGCTCATGAGCAAAAATCAGCCTATTTTAGGCGCACTTGATGATCAGCTAAGGGGTAGGCCGTGATTTATCAAGCTCATTGAGCGTTGACGATCATTGATTGAACCTTGTGTGATCAGCGTAAATCAGCAACATAAATCAACTGATCACGGCAGTTTTTTGACCGAATCAAAGTGTATTCGTTGCTGTATGGTTTAACAGTGCTTAAATAcatttattaatgttttctagACCATAGTGTGGTAGATAACACAATCCTACCAGttatgccacatacacagatttatctgtaattacacagatttttttcctggtcttgcctacagatatctgtgatcacagatcacagacttttcagataaaaaatatttttagatttGAGTATATTACACAAGTTTAGGACACCACTTTGAAAGATATAAAGCAGAAATGCTATTActctttttagttttttttctcaaaaacttaaatttttcaaaaattttagataaaattatgcattttttttcagtagaAATAGTTCAAATTAATAATTGTTGCCAAATACAGCTTTAATACGATTGCAAAGGTTCTTttttatcatacaaaataaattttggaatttttgatttttgcacAGATTTgtaccaagatttttggaagttgacccgagataaaaaagattttttcggccgaaaacacagatgagattcggaaaaaatgtggcaacactgaatCCTACTTGGGCACGTGATTCGCTTTGGCAAGGGGTatttctcggccgaattattttaaattctgcAATAGAAAGCACATCTGTACGACGCATTTTGTGGCCAAACATGAACCCAAAAGATTTCGAAAACTTCCCTGCCGCAGTAAATccaaagtgccaagaataggatccggctccctatgtgATGCGTATATCTTTGCGTCGTGCTGTAGAAAATGGGGCGCAATTGCATTGAAGGCACGGAGTAATATCGATTGATGACCGTGCGTTTTTTGTACACGCAGTCTGAGAAATATATGCTTGCCGCACCCGTCTGGTGCTGTTGAGGGTTCTAGAGGACACCACTGCCCAGGTAAACTTGTTGATACCATTTTAACTAGATAGATTTTTGCAAACGTCGAACAATGATGCTCCTTGCAATAATTTTTACCGTGACATTTGGTTTGCTTTCATGGTACTGATGCGCTTTGGTGTTAAATCACTGTTGCTAAGTGATATGTTCAAGCTCATTGTTTACTTCAACAGTGATCGCTCATAATCGCAAACTGGAGTTTGACTGAGTGGCACAGTTCGCTCACAGACCATGGTCGCTATGATTGGGAAAAGCTCATGCTCACTACGATCGCTCACGCCTTCAATGCCTGGACCACATTATTGATACAAGTCTCTATTTCCAAAATATAAATTTGATCAGaattttttcatggaattctCTCAGATGCATCAGCTTTTCATCTATGGATTACTCCTACAACTCTTCTTAGCAACCCTAATATTTCAAAAAGTAAAATCCATGAATTTGTTAAAGGTTAATTCAAGGTTTCACACTAGTCAACACTATAGCAATTATTCGAGCtattcctccgatcattcctccACAAATCTTCCGGGGGATTCCGTCCGATGTTTCgtttattatttttgcaataaagatcttagcaatttatctagggtcagtgttcccttagtggacagtcccctatagtcgcactagtggctttttacggctgtttggctataaatcttttcaaaatattttttgacatgaagatcaggagctatttatctaagtaccattgatacacagcttgattttgttaaaaaaaatgatcgaaataattagttttgcttataatttgagctcccttgcgcctatagtaaacctattgttcctatagtagcactactgagagaaactatgttttattatacgaaataaataatgaattaagaactttttttacatcaaacgaaagcttttgatccacacttcgaaggaaaaatattaaagctttgtaaaaatacggttttgattagtattttgccaatgccgtgatgctagtgctactataggaacagaaattagaaatagtgctactataggcacatgtattcctatagtggcacaagcgataataaatacaaacaaatgagttttcgtagttttcatattttttacacaaaaccaagataaaaagctttcagatggtgtaaaaataatgacgctagcgttatttttcgattttatacgaatatttgttcttagctatgcggctattggtacatcgaccctagtaGATCGTTCAAGACATCTTTTATTCGTTGAGgagttttctggaaaatttgtaaaatattttctgaagatatttctgaaagaacCTTCTGAGCAATCTGTGAACTATTTTCTGAAGGTGAGAGAATTGAGAAAAAATTTTCCTTAATGAAATCTGACAATTTCTGAGGGAATAGgctaggggaagtggttcacctagcatGAATGAGGGATGTCACTGTACGCGCtgacatgcataaagtatgctgatactttttcagctgtgtcagtgcataTCCAActtattttctttgattcaaaatcgtgagatgaatggatcattaaaataaccaaaacggccgctatgaaaagcatagATACCGCCACCGTAGCCTTTTGTGTTTAACAGGACAGTAATGcagtcacaatgttaaatcccatatacaatggcgcctttgttttgatgcggtgatcactggcaaaaactaccttcaatgatccattagcAACAaacatcaacgacgcgtacaaatttcaatgacagccTACTTCGCATTAAATTACAATTGCATCTCCCTAATCGCTTGTACATGCTACAACTAAAAGGTGGttgtttcggttttctcaaattaatGGACTCCTTTTTtactatttcatttatttaaggctcaatcgcgtttgaCGCTTTACgaagccgaaattcattttttgtatacaATTTTATAACTTCTTAGAAGTCTTAGTACCGTAAAGTACCCATATTTCGCGCGCgctcctaatttcgctcactgttgttttgaacatgtttggccaaagaaatttttgttggctagtattttgaataattctgCTTCAGTCAAGATAACATAACATGCAATTACAGtagaagcttgttataacgacaacttttatagcgacaaaagctctctatagcgacatttttcggtcccttgaaaaaatattttgatgttatatCTATTCtttataacgacttttctcttTTACGACGGttccttgcgatgtcgttattaCAAACTTCGACTGtacttaaccttccagtcgtcgcgcggtccGTCTGAACcatcacgctgctgttgtgaaaaaagcgagttttttttcactagttttgtacaaaatacaacagcgcgacgattgAAGTGTTAATCGAATAcgtatagtggttatcacgccaaATGAGACGgcgttggtggtctgatggctaccgtttctgctttataagcagaaggtcatgggttcaatcccaggcccgtccctttcctcgtactttgtagttgtatatctctcacttgcttctgtcttccattctaaatctatcgcactcaaactattcgttcatagcaaacgctagaaccagagacggacaagaaaccgtttccctaacgcttccattcttccatgcctttccttacgcctgatacataggcagtctgctaaccacaaaagcaaacctctctgccatgcctttccccaatccatacactccgcatgaactggcgtagatgcagtcggactccacggtctacagtgggctagtataagtgcaacatcatttcttcccccttccccacattggtctgcattctgacgtggcaggcgccattatagcctaaaaatagaagatcaccagcacttatacactgagggtgtctgttagtcccaagcagtcattcggttggttccttgtgtaagtgcagctgatctggctatactggagtagcatccacgggcggccaatcaagctcaagctcaagctctatgtatagtggttatcacgcccaatggtatgggtgccctagtgtagatgtagttgtgaaccttagaggaaaacaatacgCACTCAGTCTCGAAAACCACACAGAAActgggtgtaaatttttcaaattgggtaatatttccatatgcattttgatgagtatGGAAAGCGTGTGCATGTTTCTTTGAGGtatacaaaaacaaactgtgtatgactaGCATATGCTAGTattcgtgtgttcaaatgtcactaagctctattaaTAACTATGTATAAAATGAcagtgagcgaaattaggagcCTGCGCGAAATATGGTAGCATCACGAAACTCGTGGCAACCTAAGGTTAATGGTCACATATGTTTTGTGTAGGATGAGCAGGAAGGGGAATAGGTGTCGAGGTTCACTgtagctcatccgggaggtatctCGAGGCAACCCAATTGTCGTATAGTAGCGTTGGTACCAACTTCTTCTGAGGGTATCAACTGCCGGAACTTTCACATTATTTATCGTCACCGAAAAATGATGGAAATGTTCAATCTTTATGATAAAAATATAGTTCTGTAAGTTTTTCAGCCATTtcagtggtgatttaaaggtggccgaAGTACAATCTAGGCTTCTACGAAAATTTctataaagaaacaaaaaaaaatgtttgaaagacgGAAGTGTTTTTATACAAGTATATCTTATCAAGTTTAAGTCTAAACTTTTTCTTCATACCATTGGATGGATGGTAATGAAGAATGTTAGACAAATTTGACGGGCGATAATTCGTAAGCAATTTTTTCAATTCCATTTATGGTATAGTTCACAAAAACCCCACacataatttatttaaaaaaaatgcagctTCGATGCTGAAGTTTTCTTCATAAAAGTCTCAGTAATAATGTTTTCAGAGTGCATAATGGTTTTACCACAGCCAAATAGACGTAACACTAATTCATCCCCAGTTCACACCATCATAATCTGGttagcatgttgcacgaaatactgttttgtgcaacaagacctgcagatggcggtagtgtggtGAGGTTGaaaacatagcgaatttgaaatgatcgttaaatgtgTAGTCCATGGAAATTTCGTCCGTATCAAGTCGGTTTGTATGTGGTTGTACCGTGAGTTTACTAGTTTCTCAAAACATTCCCATAAAATCTTCAAAAGTCTGTTTAAGTTTTTACACCAattaatactacagcaattttcccaataattcctccaatcgttcatgaacaaaattctttcgagattctgtccaatgtttttcgagaagTTCTTTTACTAAATACTGCGAAATGTTATCCAGAAATATGATCGATTTTCATGTTCGGTTATCTCAGCAAATTATCTctgaaatcttccaaaaattcctcgaaAGTTCAGGAGTTTAAAACATACATAggttttatcaaaggttactttaggtttttattttttcaaaaatacctcaCGTAtttgtttttcagaaaaaatgtcttGTCCTTTCTTCTGgaaaaaatcgcaaaaaaaaaactttcaagacttACTTTAGGAAATCTCATAGAATTAgtgcaggaatttctacagaaatcttagaaggaatctctggagcaattgctgaaggtatcttcagataaatttctagttgaaatcttatataaatcctgaaagacaattttaaaggaaatccctagaaattcctggaggcagTTCAGGAGAAGTTATAGATTGAATTTTGGAAGATGTTTTAACCAGCAAACTTGCAGGATATCTTAGggaattttaatttttggaggaatttttatgATTTCCGAAATAATCTTGGTGGTAGTTGGTCCCTAGTGATTTatcctacctccgttctggtcacgatcttcagattatcgtgattcgtcaacattcgtaTTGATAAAGTGGAGGGACATGGTtgaaatggagtttaaaagaaacgaatgtcagaacaggtatccaccggcgacgccaaacggaccaacgtaatgtggtgtaatttgggatttgtggattgaatactgatattttttgccaagcatcaatatgggtgactttcgaggatagcgaaacgtaagaggggttaggacaaggttgtggatttactgggtaaatccatcacattggggttataactctgtgtcttgtcaggaatagggtctgattggtatggtagtatgcaatagagttcggaattgatagacagactttgaggaaagaagttttgaaagtaaggcagcagcaccttggatcttggagggcgcaggtctggagagttgggcagctgttcatactaggttacattacgtagaaagtggaatctgttttgccgtgcacaaattatgg includes:
- the LOC5574286 gene encoding putative methyltransferase C9orf114 — translated: MKPSSGKGANMHVPKKLTERQKIERKEMKRKKKQDRLLKRVQREFEQVERDKAAEVEVKVEAVPAAELVSTLSIAVPGSILDNAQSPELRTYLAGQIARAACIFQVDEVVVFDDCGTGNQATEKLGTVDTSEGSTSARRCCVQLARILQYLECPQYLRKFFFPIHNDLKFCGLLSPLDSQHHLRQASEFQFREGIVTNKPTKNDKSSFVNVGLLNDVLVDTHLDPGVRVTVKMPPGVDLKSKKIRAKVVPPAQPRQETGIYWGYTVRIANSLSQVFTKSPYKGGYDMTIGTSDTGTNVQELEPQSLKYKHALVVFGGVLGLEPALDNDNKLNVDSVEQLFDQYLNTVPRQGSRTVRTEEAILISLAALGEKLDPTVKPKEFTSFEAIPQSQDTGIQQYAFNEKKRKQPPPVVESVTLPEPPQNVEATSASDDDMSRFD
- the LOC5574291 gene encoding mitotic-spindle organizing protein 1 gives rise to the protein MHINAMTQQPNGENGSNSNLYMRLQQSQTIRANIQNISQMLNTGLSPEALDLCVKLLETGVHPQALAEVVTQIRREMAALETDNQ